One segment of Macrotis lagotis isolate mMagLag1 chromosome 1, bilby.v1.9.chrom.fasta, whole genome shotgun sequence DNA contains the following:
- the LOC141508181 gene encoding stromelysin-1-like yields the protein MEMKSLSVLLLYLAFSAAYPLNPAATAGKLSMDRIQKYLEDFYHLEKDVKQFVRRKDSSPVVAKIQEMQSFLGLKVTGNLDDDTMEMMKKPRCGFPDASSFGFFPYKPKWRKNEVTYRIVNYTDDMKKSDVDVAIERALKVWSDVIPLTFTRLWTGEADIMISFAIQDHGDFLPFDGPGGVLGHAYPPGANINGDVHLDDEENWTEDKTGINLFLVAAHEIGHSLGLLHSNVPNALMYPVYDPNIDLTKSLLSQDDIDGIQTLYGYPSDSPADPVLPTESTEQEKPEETPATCDPEMSFDAVSTLRGEMLFFKDRYFWRKSTNSIEPSLYMLSVYWPSLPTGFDAAYELTTKDMVFLFKGSKYWAVRGSDIQAGYPRDIHTLGFPQTVKKIDAAFFHKEKQKTYFFVNDIYWSYDEKRQSMDHGYPRQIATDFPGVDQKVNAAFEAFGFFYFFSGSSQFEFDPNAKTVIRTLKSNSWFNC from the exons aaatacttAGAAGACTTCTATCACCTTGAAAAAGATGTGAAGCAGTTTGTTCGTAGGAAGGACAGTAGTCCTGTGGTTGCAAAAATCCAAGAGATGCAAAGCTTTTTAGGTTTGAAGGTGACTGGGAATTTGGATGATGACACTATGGAGATGATGAAGAAGCCCAGATGTGGATTTCCTGATGCTTCCTCTTTTGGTTTCTTTCCCTATAAAcctaaatggagaaaaaatgagGTTACATACAG GATTGTGAACTACACAGATGATATGAAAAAATCTGATGTTGACGTTGCCATAGAGAGAGCTCTGAAAGTCTGGAGTGATGTTATTCCCCTCACGTTTACCAGGCTCTGGACAGGAGAAGCTGACATAATGATCTCTTTTGCCATCCAAG ATCATGGAGATTTTCTACCCTTTGATGGACCTGGGGGAGTCTTGGGTCATGCCTATCCACCTGGAGCTAATATTAATGGAGATGTTCACCTGGATGATGAAGAAAATTGGACAGAAGATAAGACTG GAATCAACTTATTCCTTGTTGCTGCTCATGAAATTGGCCATTCCCTGGGTCTCCTTCATTCTAATGTTCCCAATGCTCTGATGTACCCAGTCTACGATCCAAACATAGACCTCACCAAGTCTCTCCTTTCTCAGGATGATATTGATGGCATTCAGACTCTCTATG gatatcCATCAGACTCTCCTGCTGATCCAGTGCTACCCACAGAATCTACAGAACAAGAGAAGCCTGAAGAGACCCCAGCAACTTGTGACCCAGAAATGTCCTTTGATGCAGTGAGCACTCTTCGGGGAGAAATGTTGTTCTTTAAAGACAG GTACTTTTGGCGCAAGTCCACCAACAGTATAGAACCATCACTTTATATGTTGTCTGTCTATTGGCCCTCTCTTCCAACGGGTTTTGATGCTGCCTATGAACTAACTACCAAGgacatggtttttctttttaaag GAAGCAAGTACTGGGCTGTCAGAGGAAGTGACATCCAGGCAGGCTACCCAAGAGATATCCATACTCTGGGCTTTCCACAAACAGTAAAGAAAATTGATGCAGCCTTTTtccacaaagaaaaacaaaaaacctatttCTTTGTGAATGATATTTACTGGAG CTATGATGAAAAGAGACAATCCATGGACCATGGCTATCCTAGACAGATAGCAACAGACTTTCCAGGAGTTGACCAGAAGGTCAATGCTGCTTTTGAGGCATTTg gattcttctatttcttcagtgGATCCTCCCAGTTTGAATTTGACCCTAATGCTAAGACGGTGATCAGAACCCTAAAGAGCAACAGCTGGTTTAATTGTTAA